In Zingiber officinale cultivar Zhangliang chromosome 11B, Zo_v1.1, whole genome shotgun sequence, a single window of DNA contains:
- the LOC122034209 gene encoding bHLH transcription factor RHL1-like: protein MQPNTKETEGMAPSHAALQPELQNGGGGGGAENDDFFEQTMSGFSSAAWPLELGTPRSLFGAKSSEESPDDEGLNYAAPYGGSSLLASRHRMHLGASPEDSSMLLQLGGQLLLHPTAAASGGEPGGFLRLPLSLGSGSGGSGISTSAIFGDRSRGELDPPFESPDPTEAEVLYDDGFAGSLPRAVQASLHQQLLQHSQNYGAATLTGQAPAITATASGTAGAGTAPPKPRVRARRGQATDPHSIAERLRRERIAERMKALQELVPNSNKTDKASMLDEIIDYLKFLQLQVKVLSMSRLGGAAAVAPLVADMSSESGGGAGRAGGAGTLRSNNDGLTAAEQQVAKLLEEDMGSAMQYLQGKGLCLMPISLASAISSATCRPRPPLSLNLRHPAAGDAPPSPSISALTVQSSNAGSADADGGKDRAVP, encoded by the exons ATGCAACCGAACACCAAGGAAACGGAAGGGATGGCGCCGTCCCACGCCGCGCTGCAGCCGGAGCTCCAGAACGGCGGCGGAGGTGGAGGCGCCGAGAACGACGATTTCTTCGAGCAGACGATGTCCGGCTTCTCCTCCGCCGCCTGGCCGCTGGAGTTGGGGACCCCCAGGTCGCTTTTCGGGGCGAAGTCTTCGGAGGAGTCGCCGGACGACGAGGGATTGAACTACGCGGCGCCGTACGGCGGTTCGTCTCTTCTCGCCTCGCGGCACCGGATGCACCTCGGCGCCTCGCCGGAGGATTCGTCGATGCTTCTCCAGCTCGGTGGGCAGCTTCTGTTGCATCCTACGGCCGCGGCCTCCGGGGGCGAGCCCGGGGGCTTCCTCCGGCTGCCCCTCTCCCTCGGTAGCGGTAGCGGAGGCTCTGGGATCTCGACTTCTGCCATCTTCGGGGACAGATCCCGAGGAGAACTCGACCCGCCGTTCGAATCGCCCGATCCCACC GAGGCTGAGGTGTTGTATGACGATGGATTCGCCGGATCGCTTCCACGAGCGGTGCAAGCGTCTCTTCATCAGCAGCTTCTCCAACATTCCCAG AATTACGGAGCTGCTACACTGACCGGGCAGGCTCCTGCGATAACAGCGACGGCTTCAGGTACCGCCGGCGCAGGTACTGCGCCACCCAAGCCGAGGGTGAGGGCCAGAAGAGGGCAAGCGACCGATCCCCATAGCATTGCCGAAAGA CTTCGGAGGGAGAGAATCGCAGAGCGTATGAAAGCTCTGCAGGAATTGGTGCCCAATTCTAACAAG ACGGACAAGGCATCGATGCTGGACGAGATCATCGATTACCTTAAATTTCTCCAGCTCCAAGTCAAG GTCTTGAGCATGAGCAGATTGGGCGGAGCAGCCGCCGTCGCCCCGCTTGTCGCTGACATGTCTTCGGAG AGCGGCGGCGGAGCCGGAAGAGCAGGCGGAGCGGGAACGCTGAGGAGTAATAACGACGGCCTGACGGCGGCGGAACAGCAGGTGGCGAAGTTGCTGGAGGAGGACATGGGTTCAGCGATGCAGTACCTGCAGGGGAAAGGCCTCTGCCTCATGCCCATCTCCCTCGCCTCCGCCATCTCCTCCGCCACCTGCCGTCCTCGGCCTCCCCTCAGTCTCAACCTCCGCCACCCGGCAGCCGGCGACGCGCCTCCGTCTCCGAGCATATCGGCGCTGACAGTCCAGTCGTCCAATGCCGGCAGCGCTGACGCCGACGGCGGCAAGGATCGAGCTGTTCCTTAA